agggtcagtactgagggagtgccgcactgtcagagggtcagtactgagggagtgccgcactgtcagagggtcagtactgagggagtgccgcactgtcagagggtcagtactgagggagtgccgcactgtcagagggtcagtactgagggagtgccgcactgtcagagggtcagtactgagggagcgctgcactgtcagagggtcagtactgagggagtgccgcactgtcagagggtcagtactgagggagtgccgcactatcagagggtcagtactgagggagtgccgcactgtcagagggtcagtactcagggagtgccgcactgtcagagggtcagtactgagggagtgccgcactgtcagagggtcagtactgagggagtgccgcactgtcagagggtcagtactgagggagtgccgcactgtcagagggtcagtactgagggagtgccgcactgtcagagagtcagtactgagggggtgccgcactgtcagagggtcagtactgagggagtgccgcactgtcagagggtcagtactgagggagtgccgcactgtcagagggtcagtactgagggagtgccgcactgtcagagggtcagtactgagggagtgccgcactgtcagagggtcagtactgagggagtgccgcactgtcagagggtcagtactgagggagtgccgcactgtcagagggtcagtactgagggagtgccgcactgtcagagggtcagtactgagggagtgccgcactgtcagagggtcagtactgagggagtgccgcactgtcagagggtcagtactgagggagtgccgcactgtcagagggtcagtactgagggagtgccgcactgtcagagggtcagtactgagggagtgctgcactgtcagagggtcagtactgagggagtgccgcactgtcagagggtcagtactgagggagtgccgcactgtcagagggtcagtactgagggagtgccgcactgtcagagggtcagtactgagggagtgccgcactgtcagggggtcagtactgagggagtgccgcactgtcagaggaccaTATTTCAGATCAGACATTAATCGTAATCCCCCTCCGTGTTCTTTGAGGCATTCCTAAAAAGTCCTCGAGTCACTATTGGAGGAAGAGTAGGGAAGTTGTCccctgtgtcctgtgtgtcccTCGTGGCCTACCAGAgatatcagtgctgggacctcacaTATCTCCGACCCCTGTCAGTGATTGGAGGTGGGGAGAGAATGGGAGCTGAATCTGCCGGCGACATAAAGATGGAAAAGTAGGTTGCTAAGAGGTGTCGAACTCCTCCtcagggacatggacagggtcggtgagtgggcagacatgtggcaaatggagagagattgcagatctctgaggtacagagggatctgggtgccctggtcggTGACTCTGGGAAAGTTTTTCTGCAGATTCAGCGAGTGTTTCGGTCGGCAGATGgaatgtttgtttgttgtttgtttgATTTTTaccgcacagaaggaggccattcagcccatcctgtctgcgtCGGCTCCCAAaccagtcccattccccagctccatctcTGTCGCCCTCTAAATTCACCACTTTCAAATAtatttccagctctcttttgaaacctccgatggaatccacctccccgactctcccaggcagcgcattccaaatcccaacaactctccggGTAAAGATGTGTCGCCTCATCTCACTcccagctctcttgctgaccatcatgaaattgtgaccccccccTGGTCACTAATATACTAACcattggaaacagaatatccttctttaccctgtcaaaattgttcggAATAAGGccgcctcttaaccttctctgctccaggagaACGAGCCcgatttctccaatctttccaaaATCCCTCATTCTTGgcatcattccagtaaatctcctctgctctctctctccagagctttaacatccttccttaaataaggtgcccagaactgaacacaacactccaaatgtggtctgcccaatgatttgtagaggtggaGCATCACTttgttgcttttatactctatgcctctattggaatctcttccccagagaaatgaaaaaaatgaaaatcgcttcttgtcacgagttgggttcaatgaagttactgtgaaagcccctagtcgccacattgcggtgcctgttcggggaggctggtacgggaatcgaaccgtgctgctggcctgcctgggtctgctttaaaagccagcgatttagcccagtgtgctaaaccagagagGGGTGGAGGCTGCGGGTCGgtcaaatttagaatacccaatttatttatttttccaattaaggggcaatttagccaacccacctacctggcacatctttgggttgcgggagtgagacccattcggacacggggagaatgtgcaaactccacacggacagtgaccctaccccggggtcgaacccggggcTGCagcgcagtgagacagcagtgctaaccactgtgccaccgtgctgcccccgtgagAATTTGTTCACGAGCAGTTTTATGCACGGTTCAGTGGACTGATTGCCGGGATGTTCCTCATGCCCATCTGTTTGactgtgtggtaaaccacgtgaTTGTATTGTCTGGACTGTACTGTATCGTATGCATTAGCTTGTTCAGACTGGCTCTGCCCGTGGCTCCTCCCTTCGTGGCTTCTGTATGAAAGTGGCCTCCGGCCCcggttcgggtccagaggctggaggcttgctgttgagtgtattaaagcctcagttaacttCATCAACCCAtcgtgtattattgatggtgtatcagacTCCCCGGGTCGAAATGTCTCTGTCAGGTTGCAAAGAAGTGTTTTAATCTTTTAAATGTTTTTGCCACAATCGTGTTGATTCCAATGAACTTTTAGATGCTGATGTTGTATTTGAAATATGCTCAGAAGTTCCAGATTAACCAGGTAACGGACAGTGATCGATGATTCCATTATATCTCACACATTGACTGAGTAACCTGTGCTGAGGCGGGCTGCTGGCTTCAATAGGCGCCTCACTGACTTGACAGATCAACACTTGACCTCCAGGTGCCCCGTGAGTGACCTCGGGCGTTTGGTCAGCAACCAATCACCCGTTTGCACCATTCAGCCTATGGGAAGTTCAATTCCCACTCACAACGTTTTGACTTCAAACATGGTTCTCagggctcagtgccagagacccaggttaacactgctgtctcacagtgccagggacccgggttaacactgctgcctcacagtgccagggacccggggtaacactgctgcctcacagtgccagggacccgggttaacactgctgcctcacagtgccagggacccgggttaacactgctatctcacagtgccagggacccgggttagcactgctgcctcacagtgccagggacccgggttaacactgctgcctcacagcgccagggacccgggttaacactgctgcctcacagtgccagggacccgggttaacactgctgtctcacagtgccagggacccgggttaacactgctgcctcacagtgccagggacccgggttaacactgctgtctcacagtgccagggacccgggttaacactgctgtctcacagagccagggacccaggttaacactgctgtctcagtgtcagagacccgggttaacactgctgtctcacagtgccagggacccgggttaacactgctgtctcacaatgccagggacccgggttaacactgctgtctcacagtgccaggggcccgggttaacactgctgtctcacactgccaggaacccgggttaacactgctgtctcacagtgccagggacccgggttaacactgctgtctcacagtgccagggacccgggttaacactgctgcctcacagtgccagggacccgggttaacactgctgtctcacagtgccagggacccgggttaacactgctgcctcacagtgccagggacccgggttaacactgctgtctcacagtgccagggacccgggttaacactgctgtctcacagagccagggacccaggttaacactgctgtctcagtgtcagagacccgggttaacactgctgtctcacagtgccagggacccgggttaacactgctgtctcacaatgccagggacccgggttaacactgctgtctcacagtgccaggggcccgggttaacactgctgtctcacactgccaggaacccgggttaacactgctgtctcacagtgccagggacccgggttaacactgctgtctcacagtgccagggacccgggttaacactgctgcctcacagtgccagggacccgggttaacactgctgtctcacagggccagagacccaggttaacactgctgtctcacagagccagggatccgggttaacactgctgcctcacagtgccagggacccgggttaacactgctgcctcacagtgccagggaaccgcgttaacactgctgtctcacagagccagggatccgggttaacactgctgtctcacagtgccagggacccgggttaacactgctgtctcacagtgccagagacccaggttagcactgctgtctcacagtgccagggacctgggttaacactgctgccccacagtacaagggacctgggttaacactgctgtctcacagtgccagggacccgggttagcactgctgcctcacagtgccagggacccgggttaacactgctgtctcacagagccagggatccgggttaacactgctgtctcacagtgccagagacccaggttaccactgctgtctcacagtgccagggacccgggttaacactgctgcctcacagagccagggacccgggttaacactgctgtctcacagagccaggtacccgggttaacactgccgtTTCATAGTGGCAGgaatccgggttaacactgctgtatcacagtgccagggacgtgggttaacactgctgcctcacagtgccagggacccgggttaacactgctgtctcacagtgcgagggacccgggttaacactgctgtctcagtgccagggacccgggttaacactgctgtctcacagtgccagggacccgggttaacactgctgcctcacagtgccagggacccggggtaacactgctgcctcacagtgccagggacccgggttaacactgctgcctcacagtgccagggacccgggttaacactgctatctcacagtgccagggacccgggttagcactgctgcctcacagtgccagggacccgggttaacactgctgcctcacagcgccagggacccgggttaacactgctgcctcacagtgccagggacccgggttaacactgctgtctcacagtgccagggacccgggttaacactgctgcctcacagtgccagggacccgggttaacactgctgtctcacagtgccagggacccgggttaacactgctgtctcacagagccagggacccaggttaacactgctgtctcagtgtcagagacccgggttaacactgctgtctcacagtgccagggacccgggttaacactgctgtctcacaatgccagggacccgggttaacactgctgtctcacagtgccaggggcccgggttaacactgctgtctcacactgccaggaacccgggttaacactgctgtctcacagtgccagggacccgggttaacactgctgtctcacagtgccagggacccgggttaacactgctgcctcacagtgccagggacccgggttaacactgctgtctcacagtgccagggacccgggttaacactgctgcctcacagtgccagggacccgggttaacactgctgtctcacagtgccagggacccgggttaacactgctgtctcacagagccagggacccaggttaacactgctgtctcagtgtcagagacccgggttaacactgctgtctcacagtgccagggacccgggttaacactgctgtctcacaatgccagggacccgggttaacactgctgtctcacagtgccaggggcccgggttaacactgctgtctcacactgccaggaacccgggttaacactgctgtctcacagtgccagggacccgggttaacactgctgtctcacagtgccagggacccgggttaacactgctgcctcacagtgccagggacccgggttaacactgctgtctcacagtgccagggacctgggttaacactgctgtctcacagggccagagacccaggttaacactgctgtctcacagagccagggatccgggttaacactgctgcctcacagtgccagggacccgggttaacactgctgcctcacagtgccagggaaccgcgttaacactgctgcctcacagtgccagggacccgggttaacactgctgtctcacagagccagggatccgggttaacactgctgtctcacagtgccagggacccgggttaacactgctgtctcacagtgccagagacccaggttagcactgctgtctcacagtgccagggacctgggttaacactgctgccccacagtacaagggacctgggttaacactgctgtctcacagtgccagggacccgggttagcactgctgcctcacagtgccagggacccgggttaacactgctgtctcacagtgccagggacccgggttaacactgctgtctcacagagccagggatccgggttaacactgctgtctcacagtgccagagacccaggttaccactgctgtctcacagtgccagggacccgggttaacactgctgcctcacagagccagggacccgggttaacactgctgtctcacagagccaggtacccgggttaacactgccgtTTCATAGTGGCAGgaatccgggttaacactgctgtatcacagtgccagggacgtgggttaacactgctgcctcacagtgccagggacccgggttaacactgctgtctcacagtgcgagggacccgggttaacactgctgtctcagtgccagggacccgggttaacactgctgtctcacagtgccagggacccaggttaacactgctatcttacagtgccagggacccgggttaacactgctatctcacagtgccagggatccgggttaacactgctgtctcacagtgccagggacccaggttaacactgctgtctcacagtgccagggacctgggttaacactgctgtctcacagtgccagggatccgggttaacactgctgtctcacagtgccagggacccaggttaacactgctgtctcacagtgccagggacccgggttaacactgctgtctcacagtgccagggacccgggttaacactgctgtctcacagttccagggacccgggttaacactgatgtctcacagtgccagggacccgggttaacactgctgtctcacagtgccagggacccgggttaacactgctgcctcacagtgccagggacctgggttaatgctgctgtctcacagtgccagggacccgggttaacactgctgtctcacagtgccagcgacccgggttaacactgctgtctcacagtaccagggacccaggttaacactgctgtctcacagtgccagggacccgggttaacactgctgtcacacagtgccagggacccgggttaacactgctgtctcacagtgccagggacccaggttaacactgctgtctcacagtgccagggacccgggttaacactgctgtctcacagtaccagggacccaggttaacactgctgtctcacagtgccagggacccgggttaacactgctgtcacacagtgccagggacccgggttaacactgctgcctcacagtgccagggacctgggttaatgctgctgtctcacagagccagggacctgggttaatgctgctgtctcacagtgccagggacccgggttaacactgctgtctcacagtgccagggacccgggttaacactgctgtctcacagagccagggacccgggttaacactgctgtctcacagtgccagggacccgggttaacactgctgtctcacagagccagggacccgggttaacactgctgtctcacagtgccagggacccgggttaacactgctgtctctcagtgccagggacccgggttaacactgctgtctcacagtgccagggacccgggttaacactgctgcctcacagtgccagggacccgggttagcactgctgtctctcagtgccagggacccgggttaacactgctgcctcacagtgccagggacctgggttaacactgctgtctcacagcgccagggacccgggttaacactgctgcctcacagtgccagggacctgggttaacactgctgtctcacagtgccagggacccgggttaacactgctgcctcacagtgccagggacccgggttaacactgctgtctcacagtgccagggacccgggttaacactgctgtctcacagagccagggacccgggttaacactgctgcctcacagtgccagggacccgggataacactgctgcctcacagtgccagggacccgggttaacactgctgcctcacagtgccagggacccgggttaaacctgctgtctcacagtgccagggacccgggttaacactgctgcctcacagtgccagggacccgggataacactgctgtctcacagagccagggacccgggttaacactgctgtctcacagtgccagggacctgggttaatgctgctgtctcacagtgccagggacccgggttaacactgctgcctcacagtgccagggacctgggttaatgctgctgtctcacagtgcctgggtcccgggttcgattccgagccttggctcactgtctgtgcagagtctgcacgtcctcccgtgcctgcgtgggtttcctccgggcgctccggtttcctcccacagtccaaagatgtgcaggtttggtggattggccatgatcaattcccCCTTAGTGTGAAACATTttcggtgggattacggggatagtacaggtgagtgggcctggggagggggctctttgggagggtcggtgcagagtcgatgggccaaatggcctccttctgcagcatcaagattttatgattctgtgacaCTTTTAAAGGTCATGTGGCCAGCTGAGTTAGTAACTAACTACAAGTGATCATTGTTAATAGTTTGCGTTTGTCTGTTTCAGATATGGGAACTGTTCGAACTGCCCCGAACTATTCTTCTGATGAGGAGGTGAGTTCCTGGGTCTGATTCCGCCGGGTGTTGTCAGCAATGGGATTAATAATGCTTGTTGTTTGTGGCAGAGAGGTTTTTAAATAGTTTCCTCTCTCTAACTCCAATCCAAAGGTTTATCCCAGATTCCATAAATCTGGGTGAGATCTTATGCTTTTAGCtaattcaattttatttttaatctttattagtgtcacaagtaggcttacattaacactgcaatgacattactatgaaaagcccctagtcgccacattccggtgcctgttcgggtacataagaacataagaactaggagcaggagtcggccatctggcccctcgagcccgctccgccattcaattagatcatggctgaccttttgtggactcagctccactttccggcccgaacaccataacccttaatccctttattcttcaaaaaactatctatctttaccttaaaaacatttaatgaaggagcctcaactgcttcactgggcaaggaattccatagattcacaaccctttgggtgaagaagttcctcctaaactcagttctaaatctacttccccttattttgaggctatgccccctagttctgctttcacctgccagtggaaacaacctgcccgcatctatcctatctattcccttcataattttatatgtttctataagatctcctgcatccttctaaattccaacgagtacagtcccagtctactcaacctctcctcataatccaaccccttcagctctgggattaacctagtgaatctcctctgcacaccctccagcgccagtacgtcctttctcaagtaaggagaccaaaactgaacacaatactctaggtgtggcctcactaacaccttatacaattgcagcataacctccctagtcttaaactccatccctctagcaatgaaggacaaaattccatttgccttcttaatcacctgttgcacctgtaaaccaactttttgcgactcatgcactagcacacccaggtctctctgcacagcggcaagctttaatattttatcatttaaataataatcccgtttgctgttattcctaccaaaatggataacctcacatttgtcaacattgtattccatctgccagaccctagtccattcacttaacctatccaaattcctctgcagacttccagtatcctctgcacttttcgctttaccactcatcttagtgtcatctggaaacttggacacattgcccttggtccccaactccaaaacatttatgtaaattgaacacagagggagaattcagaatgtccaattcacctaacagctttcgggacttgtgggaggaaaccggagcacccggaggaaacccacgcacacacggggaggacgtgcagactccgcacagacagtgacccaagccgggaatcgaacctgggaccctggagctgtgatgcagcagtgctaaccactgtgttaccgtgctgcccacttgctaGTGAATAATGAAcctgtttatctctctctctctctcttgcagccGGACTGTGATGACTTCCCCGATCTCCCTGTCTGCCCCATGTTTACAAAGCGAGTCTGTGGTACAGATGGCATGACGTACATAAACCGTTGTAATTTATGTCTATATAACTGgtgggtgttttttttaattcactaacgggatgtgggcgtcgttggttcggccagcatttattagcgagggataggtttaggcatttggggattcaggtagcgagggaatggacggggctccataagtggaacttaacaaagctggtggaggaggccagggaggatcttaagaggtgggatacacggcacttaatgttggcggggagggtccaagtggtgaaaatgaatattctgccgaggttcttgtttctctttCAGGCTATcgcgatctttataccaaaggccttttttcggaaagtggacataatcatctctgactttgtatggacggggaaggtgctgagggtggggaggaccctgctccagaggcagcagggggggttggtgttgccaaacctgcttcattattattgggcggcgaatgtggacaaggtggggcggtggtgggaaggagaggggtagagtgggttaggatggaggaggaatctggtaaggggtctagtttgaggcctatggtgacggcagcattgccaatggctccgagtaggtattcagggaccCCAGTGGTGCAGTgcaggaacggccaatatatttcccagtcggggtggtgagtgactgggaggggaacctccaggtggtggggttcccaggtatctgctgctcttgtccttctagatggtggaggctgtgggtttggaaggtgctgcctgaggagccttggtgagttcctgcagtgcatcttgtagacggtacacacggctgccactgtgcttcggtgatggatggggtgaatgt
The sequence above is drawn from the Scyliorhinus canicula chromosome 31, sScyCan1.1, whole genome shotgun sequence genome and encodes:
- the LOC119958961 gene encoding trypsin inhibitor ClTI-1-like — its product is MGTVRTAPNYSSDEEPDCDDFPDLPVCPMFTKRVCGTDGMTYINRCNLCLYNWLNSAKVKIRYNGFCTKTRGEDEFY